In Solanum stenotomum isolate F172 chromosome 6, ASM1918654v1, whole genome shotgun sequence, one DNA window encodes the following:
- the LOC125867740 gene encoding transcription factor PRE6-like, whose protein sequence is MSSRRSRSRITDDQIADLVSKLQQLIPEIRNRRSDKVSASKVLQETCNYIRNLHREVDGLSERLSQLLESTDSDSAQAAIIRSLLM, encoded by the exons ATGTCAAGCAGACGATCACGTTCCAGAATAACCGATGATCAAATCGCTGATCTTGTTTCCAAGTTGCAACAACTTATTCCTGAAATTCGCAATAGACGTTCTGACAAg GTTTCAGCTTCAAAAGTGCTGCAAGAGACTTGCAACTATATAAGAAATTTACACAGAGAAGTGGATGGATTAAGTGAGAGATTATCACAACTTTTGGAATCAACTGATAGTGATAGTGCTCAAGCTGCTATTATTAGAAGCTTACTTATGTAG